One stretch of Bacillus spongiae DNA includes these proteins:
- a CDS encoding right-handed parallel beta-helix repeat-containing protein: MTIFIVPDDFPTVQAVIDNVVPPILVSGDSIEVRAGMFPSFVLPDEDQNVDPLERVRIAGCGIGRTIFFGGASDGVVIDGSPQTYLKDFTVQGYSGSGVLLQVGPNLSGDNCVIENVEATFNEVGFDIQTDDNTLVNNIATSNATGEGDGFEISGSTNFLKGNTSKENTTGYHVSGILNRLANNVAKENTEDGFLLDDSGSITILDGNTALKNNIGINCQTDNNRIVENKVCNNTTIGIALVGAEGAEPNGNRVDWNIVRGNGTMGQPDNAGIFVIDGAGTVEPNSITFNKLKLNEDFSILDGAGLATPNIYNGNVCTDNPSSPMEACDPGIN, encoded by the coding sequence ATGACAATTTTTATTGTACCAGATGACTTTCCTACCGTTCAGGCTGTAATTGATAACGTTGTTCCTCCTATTCTTGTATCGGGAGATTCAATTGAAGTAAGAGCTGGGATGTTTCCTTCATTCGTGCTACCGGATGAAGATCAAAATGTAGACCCTCTTGAACGTGTTCGAATCGCTGGTTGTGGAATCGGTAGAACCATCTTTTTCGGGGGAGCAAGTGATGGTGTTGTGATTGATGGGTCACCACAGACTTATTTAAAGGATTTTACTGTACAAGGGTATAGTGGAAGTGGTGTCCTCCTTCAGGTAGGACCGAACTTGAGTGGTGATAACTGCGTGATTGAAAATGTCGAAGCAACATTCAACGAAGTTGGCTTTGATATTCAAACGGATGACAATACACTCGTCAACAATATCGCAACGTCGAATGCAACGGGAGAAGGCGATGGTTTTGAGATTAGTGGAAGCACTAATTTTCTCAAGGGAAATACAAGTAAAGAAAATACAACAGGATATCATGTCTCCGGGATATTAAATAGATTGGCCAATAATGTAGCCAAAGAAAATACTGAGGATGGATTTTTGTTAGATGATTCTGGATCTATCACGATATTAGATGGAAATACAGCTCTTAAGAATAATATTGGAATCAACTGTCAAACAGACAATAACCGAATTGTAGAAAACAAAGTATGTAATAATACGACCATAGGGATTGCATTGGTTGGAGCAGAAGGTGCTGAGCCTAATGGGAATCGTGTTGACTGGAATATTGTTCGCGGAAATGGGACAATGGGTCAACCGGATAATGCGGGGATTTTTGTAATCGATGGTGCGGGTACTGTAGAGCCGAATTCGATTACCTTTAATAAATTAAAGTTAAATGAAGATTTCAGCATCCTAGACGGAGCAGGTCTTGCAACGCCAAATATTTATAATGGTAATGTGTGCACAGACAACCCAAGTAGTCCAATGGAAGCCTGTGATCCAGGGATCAATTAA
- a CDS encoding right-handed parallel beta-helix repeat-containing protein yields MVLRIVPTVAFPTVQDAIDVSSPGDSIKILAGKFDGFEVTVQGLKIFGCGIGRTIIEGVPAGGGMNGVLVIANLNMLQGFTIQGFIGNGISVVNNGCILKDIESINNQGAGFLIINPDNYLTRCIAAFNTTGYNITTSSLVFDCQSFLNKMNGFETIGNDISIINSTSEKNGENGVLVGETNTIFENKIQNNRTDGVELTDENSNIQRNTICHNGSNGISVLTGVSGNSIDSNIVRNNGTDITNAGILVEDGAMDNDIRFNKAKDNVEFDIEAQGAAFADNTFDANQCGSSDPATICT; encoded by the coding sequence ATGGTTTTACGAATTGTGCCTACAGTTGCTTTTCCAACGGTTCAGGATGCCATTGACGTTTCAAGTCCAGGAGACAGCATAAAAATATTAGCTGGTAAGTTTGATGGTTTTGAAGTGACGGTTCAGGGTTTGAAAATATTCGGCTGTGGGATTGGAAGGACAATTATTGAAGGGGTACCCGCTGGTGGTGGAATGAATGGAGTCTTGGTAATTGCCAATCTTAACATGTTACAAGGGTTTACGATTCAAGGATTTATCGGTAATGGCATAAGCGTAGTTAATAACGGTTGCATACTAAAAGATATAGAGTCAATAAACAATCAAGGTGCTGGTTTTTTAATTATTAACCCTGATAATTACCTAACTAGATGTATAGCTGCATTTAATACTACTGGGTACAATATTACTACTAGTAGTTTAGTGTTCGATTGCCAATCCTTTTTAAATAAAATGAATGGATTTGAAACTATTGGTAATGATATTTCTATAATAAATAGTACTAGTGAGAAAAATGGTGAGAATGGGGTATTGGTAGGTGAAACCAACACAATATTTGAAAATAAAATTCAAAATAATAGGACCGATGGAGTTGAACTGACCGATGAAAATAGTAACATTCAAAGGAATACGATTTGCCATAACGGGTCTAATGGAATCTCCGTACTTACAGGAGTAAGCGGAAACAGTATTGATTCCAATATTGTTCGTAACAATGGGACAGATATTACAAATGCTGGTATTTTAGTAGAAGATGGTGCGATGGATAATGACATTCGATTCAACAAAGCAAAGGACAACGTTGAATTTGACATTGAAGCACAAGGTGCTGCTTTTGCTGATAACACCTTCGATGCTAACCAGTGTGGTAGTAGTGATCCTGCTACGATATGCACTTAA
- a CDS encoding right-handed parallel beta-helix repeat-containing protein, with the protein MVLRTVPTVAFPTVQDAIDASTSGDSIKILAGTFDGFEVNVENLKIFGCGIGRTIIAGAPAQGSNNGVVVDADRTTLQGFTVQGFDQSGVISLSSNNVLKEIESKLNNNGFFTGSNNTFLNCIASFNLIGFLSRGGSSCIISCDSSQNSQHGFDLTLTIAYKFISNTTKRNGLTGFRLLTSLGNLAVSNTLFANKVFKNGDDGIRLQTIPGGPTPTSNNNIIENVVCDNEDSGIRLFLFASENVIDSNIVRNNGTANSDAGILIEDSAVDNTIRFNKAKNNFEFDIEAIPPADVNNTFDGNKCSNSFPPTGICDS; encoded by the coding sequence ATGGTTTTACGTACTGTGCCTACAGTTGCTTTTCCAACGGTTCAGGATGCCATTGATGCATCGACTTCTGGAGACAGCATTAAAATCTTAGCTGGGACATTCGATGGGTTTGAGGTAAACGTGGAAAATCTGAAAATCTTCGGCTGTGGGATTGGTCGGACGATTATTGCGGGAGCTCCAGCGCAAGGAAGTAACAACGGTGTGGTTGTGGATGCTGACCGAACAACATTGCAAGGGTTTACCGTGCAAGGGTTCGATCAATCTGGAGTAATCTCCCTATCCTCTAACAATGTTCTAAAAGAAATCGAGTCCAAACTTAATAATAATGGTTTTTTTACAGGTTCTAATAACACTTTCTTGAATTGTATAGCTTCTTTTAATCTCATTGGTTTTTTAAGTCGAGGAGGCAGTAGTTGTATTATAAGTTGTGATAGTAGTCAAAATAGCCAACATGGTTTTGATCTTACTCTTACTATAGCTTATAAATTCATTTCAAATACTACTAAAAGAAATGGACTAACTGGGTTCAGATTACTGACTAGTTTGGGCAACTTAGCAGTCTCCAACACGCTGTTTGCAAACAAAGTATTTAAAAATGGTGATGACGGAATTCGCTTACAAACAATTCCAGGTGGCCCCACCCCCACAAGCAATAATAATATTATAGAAAATGTAGTATGTGACAATGAGGATAGTGGTATTAGATTGTTTCTTTTTGCTAGTGAAAACGTGATTGACTCCAATATTGTCCGTAACAACGGCACTGCTAATTCTGACGCAGGAATCCTAATCGAAGATAGCGCAGTTGACAACACCATTCGTTTCAACAAAGCGAAAAATAACTTCGAATTTGATATCGAAGCCATTCCGCCTGCTGACGTTAACAACACTTTCGACGGCAACAAATGTAGTAACAGTTTTCCGCCTACAGGTATCTGTGATTCTTAA
- a CDS encoding GNAT family protein yields MIELKYFERSDFKQLINWIDSYEFLLQWGGPGFDYPLDESQLEKYIEKANDVNSDTFVYKVMNKETATIVGHISLGKIDRKNKSARVGKVLVGDKNARGQGIGQLMMTEILKVAFNELHLHRVCLGVFDFNLSAIACYEKTGFKKEGLLRDSRKNGNEYWSIWEMSILENEFVASDIPL; encoded by the coding sequence ATGATCGAACTTAAATATTTTGAGCGTTCAGATTTCAAACAACTTATCAATTGGATTGATTCATATGAATTTTTACTTCAATGGGGAGGACCTGGATTCGATTATCCTTTAGATGAAAGTCAGTTAGAAAAATACATTGAGAAAGCAAATGATGTTAACTCTGATACCTTCGTGTACAAAGTAATGAACAAAGAAACAGCAACTATTGTTGGTCATATTTCTTTAGGTAAAATTGATAGAAAAAATAAGTCTGCGAGGGTGGGTAAAGTATTAGTCGGTGATAAGAATGCAAGGGGTCAAGGAATAGGTCAATTAATGATGACAGAAATACTTAAAGTCGCTTTTAATGAACTACATTTACATAGAGTTTGTCTTGGCGTTTTTGATTTCAATCTGTCTGCAATCGCTTGTTATGAAAAAACTGGTTTTAAAAAAGAGGGATTGCTTAGAGACTCTAGAAAAAATGGTAACGAATACTGGAGCATATGGGAAATGAGCATACTAGAAAACGAATTTGTGGCTTCTGATATTCCGTTATAG
- a CDS encoding right-handed parallel beta-helix repeat-containing protein yields the protein MKTFKDKFPITALFFTFVGVFLIGIVIGVGVILFNEKTIVVPDDELTIQDAVHAAGPGDIILVKASGGPYEENVTIDKGKIKLIGIGKTKPILDGDTVVGGNGITINNTSGVLVKNFTIQNFDEEGIFLDSSTSNMIKGNTLNENGNNGISMFNNSGSNIIKGNTANGNENPGIGIFNSESNMIIGNTANGNIFNGILLVGSPSNMIIRNTTNGNDEGIELTTNSDSNMIKGNNVNDNVDNGILFSAGSNDNDVFFNRAFRNGDGTNTVDINDQDANNFKGNKCGTSIGANVDCPN from the coding sequence TTGAAGACGTTCAAAGACAAATTTCCAATAACAGCTCTATTCTTTACGTTTGTTGGGGTATTCTTGATTGGTATCGTTATCGGAGTAGGTGTTATACTTTTTAACGAAAAAACCATCGTTGTGCCGGATGATGAACTCACAATTCAAGATGCCGTTCATGCAGCTGGTCCAGGAGATATCATTTTAGTAAAAGCCAGTGGTGGACCTTATGAGGAAAACGTCACTATTGATAAAGGGAAAATCAAGTTGATTGGGATAGGGAAAACAAAACCTATACTAGATGGAGATACTGTGGTGGGAGGTAATGGAATAACGATTAATAACACTTCTGGCGTGTTGGTGAAGAATTTTACTATTCAAAATTTTGATGAGGAGGGTATTTTCTTAGACAGTTCAACTAGCAACATGATTAAAGGAAATACCCTTAATGAGAATGGTAATAATGGTATTAGCATGTTCAACAATTCAGGTAGCAACATCATTAAAGGGAATACAGCTAATGGGAATGAGAATCCGGGTATTGGCATATTCAATTCAGAAAGCAACATGATCATAGGGAATACAGCTAACGGAAATATTTTTAACGGTATTTTGTTAGTCGGTTCGCCTAGCAACATGATTATAAGGAATACCACTAATGGAAATGATGAAGGTATAGAATTAACCACCAATTCAGATAGCAACATGATTAAAGGAAATAACGTTAATGATAATGTAGATAATGGTATTTTGTTTTCTGCAGGTTCTAACGACAATGATGTTTTCTTTAATCGTGCGTTTAGGAATGGTGATGGGACGAATACTGTCGATATTAACGATCAAGATGCCAACAATTTCAAAGGAAATAAATGTGGAACATCGATAGGTGCTAATGTGGACTGTCCGAATTAA
- a CDS encoding recombinase family protein has translation MNLGIVKRTSSGKFILTVMSSFSELDRTLIKEKQQAGIAVVKKTVKEICKITNISEATFYLMWREYKNNLGC, from the coding sequence ATGAATTTAGGGATTGTTAAGAGAACGTCCTCAGGGAAATTTATTTTGACAGTCATGTCATCTTTTAGTGAATTAGACCGGACATTAATCAAAGAAAAGCAACAAGCAGGAATTGCAGTTGTTAAAAAGACAGTGAAAGAAATATGTAAAATTACGAATATAAGTGAAGCAACGTTTTATCTCATGTGGCGAGAGTATAAAAATAATCTGGGTTGTTAA
- a CDS encoding AAA family ATPase yields MKRLVIITVGKTHSGKTTFAKALESKLNNSLIMDQDNNAEFLNTYYKNLLPKQGPNILKHSISKVIVDYAKEQTDFHIIASSANRTRKGRKYLLEEIYDKDAFVSILVHFDIPDEVLHERVTKSQRSTNILRGTYSSFEEVLVSQQSGSMNKDVVDPEEGEADYLFVIRDNKEVDSVIKEIVHIAKS; encoded by the coding sequence ATGAAAAGGTTGGTTATTATTACAGTAGGTAAAACCCATAGTGGAAAAACTACCTTCGCAAAAGCTTTAGAAAGTAAGTTAAACAATTCATTAATAATGGACCAAGATAATAATGCTGAATTTTTAAATACATATTATAAGAATCTATTACCAAAACAAGGACCTAACATTCTAAAGCATTCTATATCAAAGGTAATTGTTGATTATGCTAAAGAACAAACAGACTTTCATATTATTGCGAGTAGTGCTAATCGTACTAGAAAAGGGAGAAAGTATTTGCTGGAAGAAATATATGATAAGGATGCGTTTGTAAGTATCTTGGTTCATTTTGATATTCCTGATGAAGTTCTTCATGAAAGAGTAACTAAAAGTCAACGAAGTACCAATATACTAAGGGGGACTTATTCTAGCTTTGAGGAAGTGCTTGTTAGTCAACAGAGTGGTTCTATGAATAAGGATGTTGTGGACCCAGAAGAAGGGGAAGCAGATTATTTATTTGTGATAAGAGATAATAAGGAAGTTGATTCTGTAATTAAGGAAATCGTTCATATAGCTAAAAGTTAA
- the murB gene encoding UDP-N-acetylmuramate dehydrogenase → MNIYDSLRTVLQEDRILREELLRNYTYTKLGGKADFIVKPQTYQEVANIVKVAKKEKIPLTLLGNGSNLIVKDGGIRGVVMLLSELQKMEVNGTKLTIQSGAAIIEASRYALEHQLTGLEFACGIPGTVGGALFMNAGAYGGEIRDVLSQTIVVTQNGDIITRQASELNLDYRYSNIAEKGDIVLEATFELKHGNYHDIKAIMDDLTFKRESKQPLEYPSCGSVFKRPPGYFAGKLIQDSDLQGKSIGGAEVSTKHAGFIVNKNNATASEYISLIEHVQKTVKEKYNVHLEREVRIIGEDE, encoded by the coding sequence ATGAATATTTACGATTCCTTAAGAACGGTTTTACAAGAAGATCGTATTTTACGTGAGGAACTACTACGAAACTATACCTATACAAAACTAGGCGGAAAAGCGGACTTTATCGTCAAGCCACAAACATACCAAGAAGTCGCAAACATTGTAAAAGTAGCGAAAAAAGAGAAAATCCCATTGACTCTACTAGGAAACGGTTCAAACCTTATTGTAAAAGACGGGGGCATTCGTGGTGTTGTCATGCTCTTGAGTGAATTACAAAAAATGGAAGTTAATGGAACGAAATTAACGATTCAAAGTGGCGCAGCCATTATTGAAGCTTCTCGCTATGCACTTGAACATCAATTGACTGGGCTTGAATTCGCTTGCGGAATTCCCGGAACAGTTGGTGGAGCTCTATTTATGAATGCAGGTGCCTATGGCGGAGAAATTCGTGATGTACTGTCACAAACCATAGTAGTCACCCAAAATGGCGATATTATAACTCGACAAGCAAGTGAATTAAACCTTGATTATCGTTATAGTAACATTGCAGAAAAGGGAGATATTGTACTAGAAGCTACTTTTGAACTAAAGCATGGAAATTACCATGATATAAAAGCCATAATGGATGACTTAACCTTTAAACGTGAGTCTAAACAACCACTTGAATATCCATCATGTGGCTCTGTTTTCAAACGACCACCAGGTTATTTCGCTGGAAAACTGATTCAAGATAGTGACCTTCAAGGAAAAAGTATTGGCGGTGCAGAAGTGTCTACGAAACACGCAGGCTTCATTGTTAATAAAAATAATGCTACAGCTTCTGAATACATCTCATTAATTGAACATGTTCAAAAAACTGTCAAAGAAAAATATAATGTCCACCTCGAGCGTGAAGTACGAATAATTGGGGAAGATGAATAA
- a CDS encoding gluconokinase, translating to MKKTFVMGLDIGTTSSKALLYDFTGNVYGEYEVAYSLFHPKPGWAEQNPNEIERAAIKAIKKVVEHSQLSPEKLIGIGMSTAMHSLICVNEQHEAISPMLTWADMRCAPQAAKLQDQSNLYKKTGTPIHPMSPFVKLLWMKENEYEPYTHAAKFISIKEFILHKWFGKTAVDYSVASATGLFNIHSLQWEEDALHLAGIKKEQLSLPVAETTIFQGMYSVVAQELGLHIDTPFIIGGSDGPLANIGVGAIAENDIAITIGTSGAIRKLSKEPQITTTSQEVFCYRFSQNLSVIGGPSNNGGNVLKWILETIGHPNQFDLVNELALASPPGSDGLLFLPFLNGERAPYWDSNIRGGFQGLTTSHQKQHILRAGLEGVIFNLYSISQNLKSQSHSLYASGGFARSSVWLQILADIFGEDVFVPESHQSSSWGAAWTALIALGEVDSYYDIKQHIPIKKIYYPNEKNHTFYQELHKIYSELALTLQHHHHRLATLLKD from the coding sequence GTGAAGAAAACATTTGTAATGGGCTTAGATATTGGAACGACTAGCAGTAAAGCTTTACTTTATGACTTTACGGGAAATGTATATGGTGAATACGAAGTTGCCTATTCCCTATTTCACCCTAAACCGGGATGGGCAGAACAAAACCCTAATGAAATTGAACGAGCAGCGATTAAGGCGATAAAAAAAGTAGTCGAACATAGCCAATTATCGCCAGAGAAATTAATCGGCATTGGGATGTCTACTGCCATGCATTCGTTAATATGTGTGAATGAACAACATGAAGCTATTTCACCGATGTTAACGTGGGCTGACATGCGTTGTGCACCTCAAGCAGCAAAACTTCAAGACCAATCTAATCTATATAAAAAAACTGGAACGCCAATTCATCCGATGTCTCCATTCGTAAAGCTACTATGGATGAAAGAAAATGAATATGAACCGTATACACATGCAGCTAAATTTATTTCAATTAAAGAATTCATTTTACATAAATGGTTTGGTAAAACAGCAGTAGATTATTCTGTTGCATCTGCCACTGGGTTATTTAATATACATTCTCTTCAGTGGGAAGAGGATGCTTTGCATCTCGCTGGAATAAAGAAGGAACAGCTTTCCTTACCCGTTGCTGAGACAACAATCTTTCAAGGGATGTATTCTGTGGTTGCACAAGAATTAGGATTACATATAGATACCCCCTTTATCATTGGTGGAAGTGATGGACCACTTGCAAATATTGGCGTAGGGGCAATAGCAGAAAATGATATAGCGATTACAATTGGGACAAGTGGTGCAATCAGGAAATTATCAAAAGAACCACAAATAACAACTACTTCCCAAGAGGTATTTTGCTACCGCTTTTCGCAAAATTTATCTGTCATCGGTGGACCATCGAATAATGGTGGGAATGTACTTAAATGGATACTTGAGACCATTGGTCATCCCAATCAATTTGATTTAGTGAACGAACTAGCATTAGCGTCTCCCCCTGGCTCGGATGGGCTTCTCTTTTTACCTTTTCTGAACGGAGAACGCGCTCCTTATTGGGATTCGAACATACGTGGAGGTTTCCAAGGGTTAACCACATCTCATCAAAAACAACATATCCTTCGGGCGGGGCTTGAAGGAGTAATATTTAATTTATATAGCATTAGTCAGAACTTGAAATCTCAATCTCATTCACTTTATGCAAGTGGAGGTTTCGCACGCTCATCGGTATGGTTACAAATTTTAGCAGATATATTCGGGGAAGATGTTTTCGTTCCAGAAAGTCATCAAAGCTCCTCTTGGGGAGCGGCTTGGACTGCTCTGATCGCTTTAGGAGAAGTAGATTCTTATTATGACATTAAGCAACATATTCCAATAAAAAAAATCTACTATCCGAACGAGAAGAACCACACTTTTTATCAAGAGTTGCACAAGATCTACAGTGAACTTGCCTTAACATTGCAACACCATCACCACCGTTTAGCAACTCTTTTAAAAGATTGA
- a CDS encoding MurR/RpiR family transcriptional regulator translates to MSQEQCLPRIRSFYPQFSVKEKVIADYILKSPEQIVHSTISQVAEDLKVADATVFRFCKRLGFKGYQAMKISLAAELVTPIQDIHETIDEGDSEKKVAQKVFRSNIRTLEESMKILDEQSFTNAVELLLNARRIEFYGTGGSGFVAMDAHHKFLRTGMSTTAYNDSHMQIISASQLTERDAIVFISHSGTNKDLLAVLDVAKKHHVPTIAITNLAKSPLSKSVDISLYTLSAETDYRSEALASRIGQLSIVDALYVNLMMRQKEVAKESLQKMREAISVKKM, encoded by the coding sequence TTGTCTCAGGAACAGTGCTTACCTAGAATCCGTTCGTTTTACCCACAATTTAGCGTAAAGGAAAAAGTGATTGCCGATTATATTTTAAAATCCCCCGAGCAAATTGTTCATTCAACAATCAGCCAGGTTGCCGAGGATTTAAAGGTGGCTGATGCAACCGTCTTTCGTTTTTGCAAAAGACTTGGCTTCAAAGGCTATCAAGCAATGAAAATCTCTCTTGCTGCTGAGCTTGTAACACCCATTCAAGATATTCATGAAACCATTGATGAAGGGGACTCCGAAAAAAAGGTGGCTCAAAAAGTATTCCGTTCTAATATTAGGACTCTTGAAGAATCCATGAAGATATTAGATGAACAATCGTTTACGAATGCGGTGGAGCTATTATTAAACGCACGCCGAATTGAATTTTATGGCACTGGAGGATCTGGTTTTGTCGCCATGGATGCCCATCATAAGTTTTTACGTACTGGGATGTCTACCACCGCATATAATGATTCTCATATGCAAATCATTTCTGCCTCTCAACTAACCGAGAGGGATGCCATTGTCTTTATTTCCCATTCTGGAACGAATAAAGATTTATTAGCCGTTTTAGATGTTGCCAAAAAACACCATGTACCAACTATAGCTATAACAAATTTGGCGAAATCCCCGTTGAGTAAGAGCGTCGATATATCCCTTTACACTTTATCAGCAGAAACAGATTATCGCTCTGAAGCACTTGCATCAAGAATTGGGCAGTTATCCATCGTGGATGCGCTTTACGTCAATCTTATGATGAGGCAGAAAGAAGTGGCAAAGGAATCGCTACAAAAAATGCGCGAAGCCATATCTGTGAAAAAAATGTAG